The stretch of DNA CGCGCCTGGTCGGCCCCGGGGCCGCCGAATTTGACCTATCCATGGAGCAGATCTTCAGCGAATACGAGCAGACCCTGTTCACCCGAGCGGTCTCCATCGCGGAGAACGTGGGCAAGAAGATCTCGCTGCTGGTGGTGCCGGCGCGCGACGTGTGGTCGGCGGTGGTGCAGACTGCCAACCTGCTGCAATCCTCAGTGGTGGTGGCCGGGCTCTCCTCCAAGATCACGCCCCAGGAGCAGGCCTTCAACCTGGGCCGCGCCTGGGAAGCCATGCCCGAGCCCAAGCGCCAGTTCATCTTCCAGGTGGTCCGGCCGGACGGCGAGGCCGAAACCTACACCATCGGTCCGCACACGCCCGCACTGAAGCCGGAGGACATCCAGCTCACCCACCGGCTGTGGCTCAGCGCCACCCGCGTCCCCGGACTGGAAAAACTGCACCATGCCGACATCATCACCATCGCCCTGACCCGGTTGGCTTCAGAGTACGGACGCAGCCGCGAGGAGATCCTGAAAGAGCTGAAGTCTGTGGGCAAAGAGAAGCGCTTCGGCTCGCCTCAGCCCGACCGCCGCCCGATCGACGTTCCGGAGCCCCCGGAGCGCAAGGACGACAAGGAGTCCCCCGGGCCACCCATCGTCTCGCCGTAGGCTGGGTGTTCCACCCTTCCGCCGCTCTGCTCTGGGTGGCCCACCCTTCCGCCTGCCTTTGGCGGAGGGTGGGGTACGAGGGTGGGACAGCAGATCCACATCACAGACACGCGCCCTGCGACTGCGCTAGCTTGCTGCCGCCATGCCTACCCGCCTCAAGCGCTATCAGCACCTGCGCGATGCGCATTACATCACCTTCACCTGTTATCACCGCAAGCCGCACCTCCGTTCGAAAGAGGCCAAGGAACTCTTCGAGCGAACTTTGGAGCGCGTCCGGCGCTGGTACGGGTTCTACGTATACGGCTACGTCGTTATGCCCGAGCACGTTCATCTGCTGCTCAGTGAACCTGAGCGCCGGGACTTGTCGGTCGCGCTGCAGTTGCTTAAGCAGATCGTGTCGCGCAAGATAGCGCTAGCAGAACCCTTCTGGCAGCGCCGTTACTATGACTTCAACGTTTGCACCGAACGCAAGTTCATCGAGAAGTTGCGCTATATGCACCGCAATCCGGTTCGGCGTGAGTTGGTGAGGGAGCCGAAGAACTGGCTCTGGAGTAGCTTTCGGCATTATCTTACCGGCACCGAAGGTACAGTCGAGATTGAATCGGAGTGGACGGCGAACAAGCGCGAGCGGATGGGAATTGTTCCGCGAGTGAAGATCAGAAGTGCATAGCCGTCCCACCCTTCGCCAAAACCGGGCGAAAGGGTGGGCCACCCAACCCGATGTTTGGTGTCCTGAGAATCTCTCATCCGCAGTAACATTGGGCGGGATGAAGCCCTAGTTACTAGGCTATGCAGACTAGCTCGCTTGTTAACTACTGCCGGGACGTTGCCTTGGCCACCATCGGAGTGCTCGGCGGCCTACTTGCGTTGTCTTCGGCTGCCGCTCACCCACGCAGCGCCGGCCACGTTTGGCTCGGGGTTACCTGGAGCACCGCGGTTTGCCTCAGCATCGCTCTGGCAAGAGAAAGGTC from Terriglobales bacterium encodes:
- a CDS encoding transposase, translating into MPTRLKRYQHLRDAHYITFTCYHRKPHLRSKEAKELFERTLERVRRWYGFYVYGYVVMPEHVHLLLSEPERRDLSVALQLLKQIVSRKIALAEPFWQRRYYDFNVCTERKFIEKLRYMHRNPVRRELVREPKNWLWSSFRHYLTGTEGTVEIESEWTANKRERMGIVPRVKIRSA